The following proteins are encoded in a genomic region of Streptomyces gobiensis:
- the leuS gene encoding leucine--tRNA ligase, translated as MSETMTAVENAAPHRYTAALAADIEARWQDFWDKHGTYEAPNPSGELSGDAELAAKPKQFIMDMFPYPSGAGLHVGHPLGYIATDVFARFQRMTGHNVLHALGFDAFGLPAEQYAVQTGTHPRVSTEANIVNMKVQLRRLGLGHDKRRSFATIDPDYYKWTQWIFLQIFNSWYDEEAKKARPIDELVKQFESGERDTPDGHAAWSELNAAERADLLGDYRLAYASDAPVNWCPGLGTVLANEEVTAEGRSERGNFPVFKAKLRQWNMRITAYAERLLKDLDELDWPEAIKLQQRNWIGRSEGARVDFPVDGDSGEKITVFTTRPDTLFGATYMVLAPEHPLVDAIVPEAWPADTREVWTGGHRGPAKAVEEYRAQAAAKSDVERQAEAKDKTGVFTGAYATNPVSGEQIPVFIADYVLMGYGTGAIMAVPGQDERDWEFATVFELPIIRTVQPPEGWQGEAYTGEGPAINSANDEVDLNGLDVPEAKRRIIAYLEERGIGEGTVNYRLRDWLFSRQRYWGEPFPIVYDEDGIAHPLPESMLPLELPEVEDYSPRTFDPDDADTEPETPLSRNEDWVNVTLDLGDGAGPRPYRRETNTMPNWAGSCWYELRYLDPHNSERLVDPDIERYWMGPREGMPHGGVDLYVGGAEHAVLHLLYARFWSKVLYDLGHVSSAEPFHKLFNQGMIQAYVYRDSRGFPVPAAEVEERDGAYFYAGEKVKRELGKMGKSLKNAVTPDEICVDYGADTLRLYEMAMGPLDVSRPWDTRAVVGQYRLLQRLWRNVVDEATGEVTAVDTEPDEASLRALHKAIDGVRQDMAGLRFNTAIAKITELNNHATKLSVVPRTVAEGLVLLIAPLAPHIAEELWRRLGHQDSVVHRDFPAADPAYLVDETVTCVVQIKGKVRARLEVPPSISEADLEAQALADPAIVAALDGAGIRKVIVRAPKLVNVVPAAPA; from the coding sequence ATGAGCGAGACCATGACCGCCGTGGAGAACGCGGCCCCGCATCGCTATACGGCGGCCCTGGCCGCCGACATCGAGGCACGCTGGCAGGACTTCTGGGACAAGCACGGCACCTACGAGGCGCCCAATCCCAGCGGTGAGCTGAGCGGCGACGCGGAGCTGGCCGCCAAGCCCAAGCAGTTCATCATGGACATGTTCCCCTACCCCTCGGGTGCGGGGCTGCATGTGGGCCACCCACTGGGCTATATCGCCACCGATGTCTTCGCCCGCTTCCAGCGGATGACCGGCCACAACGTGCTGCACGCCCTGGGTTTCGACGCCTTCGGGCTGCCCGCCGAGCAGTACGCGGTACAGACCGGCACCCATCCGCGGGTCTCCACCGAGGCCAACATCGTCAATATGAAGGTCCAGCTGCGGCGGCTGGGCCTGGGCCACGACAAGCGCCGGTCGTTCGCGACGATCGACCCGGACTACTACAAGTGGACCCAGTGGATCTTCCTGCAGATCTTCAACTCCTGGTACGACGAGGAGGCGAAGAAGGCCCGGCCGATCGACGAGCTGGTCAAGCAGTTCGAGTCAGGCGAGCGGGACACCCCGGACGGCCACGCGGCGTGGAGCGAGCTGAACGCCGCCGAGCGCGCGGATCTGCTGGGCGACTACCGGCTGGCGTACGCCTCCGACGCCCCGGTCAACTGGTGCCCGGGGCTGGGTACCGTGCTGGCCAATGAGGAGGTCACCGCCGAGGGCCGTTCCGAGCGCGGCAACTTCCCGGTCTTCAAGGCCAAGCTGCGCCAGTGGAACATGCGCATCACCGCTTACGCCGAGCGGCTGCTGAAGGACCTGGACGAGCTGGACTGGCCCGAGGCGATCAAGCTGCAACAGCGCAACTGGATCGGTCGCTCCGAGGGCGCCCGGGTGGACTTCCCCGTCGACGGGGACAGCGGCGAGAAGATCACCGTCTTCACCACCCGCCCGGACACCCTGTTCGGCGCGACCTATATGGTGCTGGCCCCCGAGCATCCGCTGGTGGACGCCATCGTTCCGGAGGCCTGGCCCGCCGACACCCGTGAGGTGTGGACCGGTGGCCACCGTGGCCCGGCCAAGGCGGTCGAGGAGTACCGCGCACAGGCGGCGGCCAAGTCGGATGTCGAGCGGCAGGCCGAGGCCAAGGACAAGACCGGTGTCTTCACCGGCGCGTATGCCACCAACCCGGTCAGCGGCGAGCAGATTCCGGTCTTTATCGCCGACTATGTGCTGATGGGCTACGGCACCGGCGCGATCATGGCCGTACCCGGCCAGGACGAGCGCGACTGGGAGTTCGCTACGGTCTTCGAGCTGCCCATCATCCGTACGGTCCAGCCGCCCGAAGGCTGGCAGGGCGAGGCGTACACCGGCGAGGGACCGGCGATCAACTCCGCCAACGACGAGGTCGACCTGAATGGGCTGGACGTCCCGGAGGCCAAGCGGCGCATCATCGCCTATCTGGAAGAGCGCGGCATCGGCGAGGGCACCGTCAACTACCGGCTGCGCGACTGGCTGTTCAGCCGCCAGCGCTACTGGGGCGAGCCCTTCCCGATCGTCTACGACGAGGACGGCATCGCCCACCCACTGCCCGAGTCCATGCTGCCGCTGGAGCTGCCCGAGGTCGAGGACTACTCGCCGCGCACCTTCGACCCGGACGACGCCGACACCGAGCCGGAGACCCCGCTGTCCCGGAACGAGGACTGGGTCAACGTCACCCTGGACCTGGGCGACGGCGCCGGCCCGCGACCGTACCGCCGCGAGACCAACACCATGCCCAACTGGGCCGGTTCCTGCTGGTACGAGCTGCGCTATCTGGACCCGCACAACAGCGAGCGGCTGGTCGACCCGGACATCGAGCGGTACTGGATGGGCCCGCGCGAGGGCATGCCGCACGGCGGCGTCGATCTGTACGTCGGCGGCGCCGAGCACGCGGTGCTGCATCTGCTGTACGCCCGCTTCTGGTCCAAGGTGCTGTACGACCTGGGCCATGTCTCCTCGGCCGAGCCGTTCCACAAGCTGTTCAACCAGGGCATGATCCAGGCCTATGTCTACCGGGACAGCCGTGGGTTCCCGGTCCCCGCCGCCGAGGTCGAGGAGCGGGACGGCGCGTACTTCTACGCGGGCGAGAAGGTCAAGCGCGAGCTGGGCAAGATGGGCAAGTCCCTGAAGAACGCCGTCACACCCGATGAGATCTGCGTGGACTACGGCGCGGACACCCTGCGGCTGTACGAGATGGCGATGGGCCCGCTGGACGTATCGCGCCCCTGGGACACCCGGGCGGTCGTCGGCCAGTACCGGCTGCTGCAGCGGCTGTGGCGCAATGTCGTCGACGAGGCGACCGGCGAGGTCACCGCCGTGGACACCGAGCCGGACGAGGCTTCCCTGCGGGCGCTGCACAAGGCGATCGACGGGGTCCGCCAGGACATGGCCGGGCTGCGCTTCAACACCGCCATCGCCAAGATCACTGAGCTGAACAACCACGCCACGAAGCTGTCCGTGGTGCCGCGTACGGTCGCCGAAGGCCTCGTCCTGCTGATCGCGCCGCTGGCCCCGCATATCGCCGAGGAGCTGTGGCGCAGGCTGGGCCACCAGGACTCCGTGGTGCACCGGGACTTCCCGGCGGCCGACCCG
- a CDS encoding histidine phosphatase family protein, giving the protein MRGRKIVLWRHGQTSWNLERRFQGSTDIALTPEGLNQARRSARLLAGLKPHVIISSDLARARATAAELSAITGLTVTHDEALRETYAGKWQGLTHDEIIERFGEQYAAWKRGEPVRRGGGELETEVADRAAPVVEGTLEKLPDGGTLVVVSHGGTIRTTIGRLLGLHPGTWEALGGLSNCCWSVLGESVRGWRLLEHNAGTLPEPVLGDDD; this is encoded by the coding sequence ATCCGTGGGCGCAAGATCGTCCTATGGCGCCACGGCCAGACCTCCTGGAACCTTGAGCGCCGTTTTCAGGGCTCCACGGATATTGCGCTGACCCCGGAAGGTCTCAATCAGGCACGCCGGTCGGCCCGGCTGCTGGCCGGGCTCAAGCCGCACGTGATCATCTCCTCCGACCTGGCCCGGGCCCGGGCCACTGCCGCCGAGCTCTCGGCCATCACCGGTCTGACCGTCACCCACGATGAGGCGCTGCGTGAGACGTACGCGGGCAAGTGGCAGGGCCTGACGCATGACGAGATCATCGAGCGCTTCGGGGAGCAGTACGCCGCATGGAAGCGCGGTGAGCCCGTACGCCGGGGTGGGGGTGAGCTGGAGACGGAGGTCGCCGACCGCGCGGCCCCGGTCGTGGAGGGCACCCTGGAGAAGCTGCCCGACGGCGGCACCCTCGTCGTCGTGAGCCACGGCGGCACCATCCGCACCACCATTGGCCGCCTTCTGGGCCTGCACCCAGGCACCTGGGAGGCGCTGGGCGGCCTCTCCAACTGCTGCTGGTCCGTGCTGGGCGAGAGCGTCCGTGGCTGGCGGTTGCTGGAGCACAACGCGGGCACCCTGCCCGAGCCCGTCCTCGGCGACGACGACTGA
- the rsfS gene encoding ribosome silencing factor, producing the protein MTATDRSTELINAAAQAAADKLAHDIVAYDVSDVLAITDAFLLASAPNDRQVKSIVDGIEERLLKELGAKPVRREGERDGRWVLLDYVDIVVHVQHSEERVFYALERLWKDCPQFELPADAKATQGKAAGAGAGTAEAAESAETTETTQDGEPR; encoded by the coding sequence GTGACCGCCACGGACCGCTCCACTGAGCTGATCAACGCCGCCGCCCAGGCGGCTGCCGACAAGCTCGCGCACGACATCGTCGCGTATGACGTAAGCGATGTGCTCGCCATCACCGACGCCTTTTTGCTGGCCTCCGCACCCAATGACCGTCAGGTCAAGTCGATCGTCGACGGGATCGAGGAGCGGCTGCTGAAGGAGCTGGGCGCCAAGCCGGTCCGCCGCGAAGGCGAGCGCGACGGCCGCTGGGTCCTGCTGGACTACGTCGATATCGTCGTGCACGTCCAGCACAGCGAGGAGCGGGTCTTCTACGCGCTGGAGCGGCTGTGGAAGGACTGCCCGCAGTTCGAGCTGCCGGCGGACGCGAAGGCGACCCAGGGCAAGGCCGCCGGGGCTGGGGCGGGGACTGCTGAGGCCGCTGAGTCCGCTGAGACCACCGAGACCACGCAGGACGGTGAGCCCCGGTGA